In one window of Myxocyprinus asiaticus isolate MX2 ecotype Aquarium Trade chromosome 43, UBuf_Myxa_2, whole genome shotgun sequence DNA:
- the LOC127433471 gene encoding apelin receptor B, producing MNDMDNMTFDYSQDDYEESANNSMCDFDEWEPSYSLIPVLYMLIFILGLTGNGVVIFTVWRAQSKRRAADVYIGNLALADLTFVVTLPLWAVYTALGYHWPFGVALCKISSYVVLLNMYASVFCLTCLSLDRYMAIVHSLTSTQLRTRGHMQASLAAIWFLSGVLASPTLLFRTTVYDIETNRTSCAMDFSLVVRKPGQEVFWIAGLSLSSTALGFLIPLLAMMVCYGFIGCTVTRHFNSLRKEDQRKRRLLKIITTLVVVFAACWMPFHVVKTMDALSYLNLAPDSCTFLNLLLLAHPYATCLAYVNSCLNPLLYAFFDLRFRSQCLCLLNLKKALHASPASSLSSQKTEAQSLATKV from the coding sequence ATGAACGATATGGATAACATGACTTTCGACTACAGCCAAGATGACTACGAGGAGTCTGCAAATAACTCAATGTGCGACTTTGATGAGTGGGAACCATCATATTCTTTGATTCCCGTGCTCTACATGCTTATCTTCATCCTGGGCCTCACTGGCAATGGCGTGGTCATCTTCACCGTATGGCGGGCCCAGTCCAAGCGGAGAGCTGCCGACGTCTACATTGGAAACCTGGCTCTCGCTGACCTGACCTTTGTGGTTACACTACCCCTGTGGGCCGTCTACACCGCCCTGGGCTACCACTGGCCCTTCGGCGTGGCCCTCTGCAAGATCAGCAGCTATGTGGTGCTGCTCAACATGTATGCTAGCGTCTTCTGCCTCACCTGTCTGAGCCTGGACCGCTACATGGCCATCGTTCACTCCCTAACCAGCACACAGCTGCGTACCAGAGGACACATGCAGGCATCGCTGGCTGCAATCTGGTTTCTCTCAGGTGTGTTGGCGTCACCCACTCTGCTGTTCCGTACTACCGTGTACGACATTGAAACCAACCGCACTTCCTGTGCCATGGACTTCAGCCTGGTGGTGAGAAAACCAGGCCAGGAGGTGTTCTGGATTGCCGGCCTCAGCCTCTCCTCCACGGCTCTGGGCTTCCTGATCCCCCTTCTGGCCATGATGGTGTGCTACGGATTCATCGGATGCACCGTGACACGTCATTTCAACAGCCTGCGCAAGGAGGACCAGCGCAAGCGTCGCCTGCTGAAGATCATTACCACGTTGGTGGTGGTGTTTGCCGCCTGCTGGATGCCGTTCCATGTTGTGAAGACCATGGACGCCCTCTCGTATCTGAATCTGGCACCTGACTCCTGCACCTTCCTGAATCTTCTACTGTTGGCCCATCCCTATGCCACTTGCTTGGCCTATGTCAACAGCTGCCTTAACCCACTCCTCTATGCCTTTTTTGACCTTCGCTTCCGTTCCCAGTGCCTCTGCCTCCTCAACCTGAAGAAAGCTCTGCACGCCAGTCCAGCCAGCTCCCTTTCTTCACAGAAAACTGAAGCCCAATCGCTGGCTACCAAGGTGTGA